Proteins encoded within one genomic window of Lactococcus garvieae:
- a CDS encoding DUF1801 domain-containing protein — protein sequence MVQNVYPKEKFRYFDNGKTFASISLGKNFFPSPGYEEAGAINITSQKNYVAIYFYSDNPIWQTRLPKSAVGKGCLRIKNQIFLEKYEKEVLEILKNIKLDKPHDKGC from the coding sequence ATGGTTCAAAATGTTTATCCAAAAGAAAAGTTCCGATACTTTGATAATGGTAAAACTTTTGCATCAATATCTCTTGGTAAAAATTTCTTTCCTAGCCCAGGATATGAAGAAGCTGGAGCAATCAATATTACTTCGCAAAAGAATTATGTAGCTATCTATTTTTATTCTGACAATCCTATATGGCAAACACGGTTGCCTAAATCAGCTGTTGGAAAAGGATGTTTACGTATAAAAAACCAAATATTTTTAGAAAAATACGAAAAAGAAGTACTCGAAATTTTAAAAAATATAAAGCTTGATAAACCGCATGATAAGGGCTGTTGA
- a CDS encoding alpha/beta hydrolase, with the protein MKAWYLPAEKATDKTILLANGYKSVRDRYGAFGWLFHDLGYNVRMPDYRAGAQSPGKYIGFGWLDRLDNKAWIEKIVTKNPHSLIAMFGISMGAAATMMVSGENLPNNVKCFIEDCGYDTVWNELTHKAKSDYHLPPFPLIYLLSFWSKLFAGYDWKEASAVNQLRKNKKPFLFIHGDQDTFVPPEMVYRNYEATQGPKEIYIAKGGRHVRSYEIDKEKYRAVVECFLNKYF; encoded by the coding sequence TTGAAGGCGTGGTATCTACCTGCGGAAAAGGCTACTGATAAGACAATTTTATTAGCTAATGGTTATAAATCTGTAAGAGACCGCTATGGTGCATTTGGCTGGCTTTTCCATGACTTAGGATACAATGTTCGTATGCCAGACTATCGTGCCGGAGCTCAGAGCCCTGGAAAATATATTGGTTTTGGATGGTTAGACCGCTTAGACAATAAGGCTTGGATTGAAAAAATTGTTACTAAAAATCCTCATAGTCTAATCGCTATGTTTGGTATATCTATGGGGGCTGCGGCTACGATGATGGTTTCAGGAGAAAATCTTCCAAATAATGTTAAATGCTTCATCGAAGACTGTGGCTATGACACCGTGTGGAATGAATTGACACATAAAGCAAAGTCCGATTATCATTTACCACCATTCCCCTTAATTTACCTTCTCTCTTTTTGGTCAAAACTGTTTGCGGGCTATGATTGGAAAGAAGCATCAGCCGTCAATCAGCTGCGTAAAAATAAAAAACCGTTCTTATTTATACATGGTGATCAAGATACATTTGTTCCCCCAGAAATGGTCTATCGAAATTATGAAGCGACTCAGGGTCCAAAAGAAATCTATATTGCCAAAGGTGGGCGACATGTCAGGTCTTATGAAATAGATAAAGAAAAATACAGAGCAGTTGTGGAGTGTTTTTTAAACAAATATTTTTAA
- a CDS encoding WxL domain-containing protein, with protein MKRFFIMCAVLSIALPSVVGTYKVSAAVPVIAPKATITITEKLAAKNIIISESVAKDLTKSQLQSLMEVHAADLSGLQLDGNTLNTANDGLKGKDFLDIPVTWTTTNETVNVHLVVVADEAVISPDAQKAVNAYAVTMGKEEANAIGLNSDQASLDIYTRAKTYKSDGTTSKAALDDATSYFNALKNAESNDVINITYNFSESDKTVSKNVAVTVFSGSLNFTSAPATMDFGQLKVKPSSIIDFPNYNQDVIVTDTRQSSTNTGWTMFVKENTPLVEIDNSGTVVSGGHSLAGALWFSNDGVTKTMLSTNNAIVQSQASGTNGGIFNISQNWNETSKKGIHLEVPVTQQYVAKYHGEVTWTLSDVPGN; from the coding sequence ATGAAACGTTTTTTTATAATGTGTGCAGTTTTATCAATCGCTCTTCCTAGTGTTGTGGGAACATATAAAGTTTCTGCAGCGGTGCCAGTTATAGCGCCTAAGGCTACGATAACTATAACAGAGAAGCTTGCAGCTAAAAATATAATTATTTCAGAAAGTGTTGCTAAAGATTTAACAAAAAGCCAACTTCAATCTCTAATGGAGGTGCATGCAGCTGATTTATCAGGCTTACAGCTTGATGGAAATACACTTAACACGGCGAATGATGGCCTAAAAGGAAAAGACTTCCTCGATATCCCTGTGACATGGACGACGACCAATGAGACGGTAAATGTACATCTTGTTGTGGTAGCAGATGAAGCAGTTATATCACCTGATGCACAGAAAGCAGTGAATGCCTATGCTGTTACGATGGGAAAAGAAGAAGCCAATGCAATTGGACTTAACAGTGATCAAGCGTCTTTAGATATTTATACTCGTGCAAAAACTTATAAATCAGATGGGACTACAAGTAAGGCAGCTTTAGATGATGCTACGTCTTATTTTAATGCATTAAAGAATGCAGAGTCCAATGACGTAATTAATATTACATATAATTTTTCTGAATCAGATAAAACTGTATCAAAAAATGTAGCAGTCACCGTTTTTAGTGGAAGTTTGAATTTCACCAGTGCGCCAGCAACCATGGATTTTGGCCAATTAAAGGTTAAACCAAGTAGTATAATCGACTTTCCTAATTATAATCAAGATGTAATCGTGACTGATACAAGACAAAGCTCGACAAATACGGGATGGACTATGTTTGTAAAAGAAAATACTCCATTAGTAGAAATAGACAACTCGGGGACAGTTGTTTCTGGTGGCCACTCTTTAGCAGGTGCTCTCTGGTTCAGTAATGATGGTGTTACCAAAACGATGCTCTCAACAAATAATGCAATCGTTCAAAGCCAAGCAAGTGGTACAAATGGTGGAATATTTAATATTAGCCAAAATTGGAATGAGACATCCAAAAAAGGAATCCATTTAGAAGTTCCTGTTACACAACAGTATGTAGCAAAATATCACGGAGAAGTAACTTGGACCCTCTCTGATGTACCAGGTAATTAA
- a CDS encoding RTX toxin codes for MKFNKKYLTASFMAGMVLTLVGMGEKAEAAVLTGNTDTNGAVTGTAGATYYSTNSWKDMMDTYRAVTPGAASNNTVYFNIVGNVAGDTSIGGYGYSSTSNTNSGVSISEGKSLSINGNGHTLYLDSDTNYTTAGSGSGAGAGYIRGPFRVPNTGVSNSTTLAVKNVSIINNITGGIFQSVGTGGSAPTFIYEDVTVTNGVARAAAQPIRNDNGKILFYGTNTFNIQQDNNMNTVGLTGADNQGEWIQGGKWVEVVTGTTTLNQNWGYDQPYYTYYNNSHTMKVSDDAHLVWNLNDTYCMYYDDGNSGPMVWDIGNGAAFDIKGTAATAARYSGGWFYGVANNSWTVNVGNNGRLAVTTGGGSINVNGFTGTRVVNWNIGQNATLLLNNLKTSGSLVYGSPGTGSGITLNDPKVVTLNTAGGSVFDPTVNASNNFPVTITGNGLRTHASTTAATFDTNFLDLVTPNQNNLTTGDIWYRKNTGRITGLGATASSTLIPNNYSSSDLLAMKTAKYISWYQPLGFWMNSAKSSMERTFNVSLNPNDVNGTPANGAWSNLINGNAKQTLVVGDDRGQNPSFNLTVTMIQNNFADNIDYYWSDPANSGSNKELGTGMAVSIASVTSDTTLPSYISMANAGQDYTLNVPATAGIKIKAKNTLLTQSGTPSGIFKYTISDGPA; via the coding sequence ATGAAATTCAATAAAAAATATCTAACTGCCTCCTTTATGGCGGGCATGGTCTTGACTTTGGTAGGTATGGGAGAAAAAGCAGAAGCGGCAGTATTGACCGGGAACACTGACACCAATGGAGCAGTAACTGGGACAGCAGGGGCCACTTATTATAGTACCAACAGTTGGAAAGACATGATGGATACTTATCGAGCTGTTACCCCAGGAGCAGCATCAAACAATACTGTTTATTTTAATATAGTAGGAAATGTGGCAGGGGATACCAGTATTGGGGGTTATGGCTACTCAAGTACCTCAAACACAAACAGCGGCGTTTCAATTTCAGAGGGAAAGAGCTTATCTATTAATGGAAATGGTCATACTCTTTACTTAGATTCCGACACTAATTATACAACAGCAGGTTCAGGTTCAGGCGCAGGTGCAGGCTACATTCGTGGACCTTTTCGTGTCCCCAATACTGGTGTCAGCAACTCTACGACTTTAGCAGTCAAAAATGTCTCAATCATAAATAATATAACGGGAGGGATCTTTCAGTCCGTGGGCACTGGGGGTTCAGCACCAACATTTATTTATGAAGATGTAACAGTAACGAATGGAGTGGCTCGTGCGGCAGCTCAGCCCATCCGTAATGACAATGGAAAAATATTATTTTATGGAACAAATACTTTCAATATCCAGCAAGATAATAATATGAATACTGTAGGATTGACAGGGGCCGATAATCAAGGAGAATGGATTCAGGGAGGAAAATGGGTAGAAGTTGTTACAGGTACTACCACCTTAAACCAAAACTGGGGATATGATCAACCTTACTATACCTACTACAACAATTCACATACGATGAAAGTTTCTGATGATGCTCATCTCGTTTGGAATTTAAATGATACATATTGTATGTATTACGATGATGGAAATAGTGGCCCGATGGTTTGGGATATAGGAAATGGTGCAGCTTTTGATATAAAAGGGACGGCGGCTACAGCAGCTAGATACTCTGGTGGCTGGTTCTATGGCGTAGCAAATAACTCATGGACGGTAAATGTTGGTAATAACGGTAGACTTGCTGTAACAACTGGCGGTGGAAGTATTAATGTCAACGGCTTTACAGGTACAAGAGTTGTTAACTGGAATATTGGCCAAAATGCTACCTTACTTTTGAATAATTTGAAGACATCTGGAAGCTTGGTCTATGGAAGTCCTGGAACTGGAAGTGGTATTACACTTAATGATCCAAAAGTTGTTACCCTAAACACTGCTGGTGGATCCGTATTTGACCCTACTGTTAATGCGAGTAACAATTTCCCCGTAACGATAACGGGGAATGGATTACGAACTCACGCTTCCACTACAGCAGCTACCTTTGACACCAACTTTTTAGATTTAGTCACACCAAATCAAAATAATTTAACCACCGGTGATATCTGGTATAGAAAAAATACAGGTAGAATAACGGGACTGGGAGCCACTGCAAGTTCTACTTTAATACCTAACAATTATTCAAGTTCTGATTTATTAGCGATGAAAACGGCGAAATATATCTCATGGTATCAACCTCTCGGGTTCTGGATGAATTCTGCGAAATCATCGATGGAGAGAACATTTAATGTTTCATTAAACCCTAATGATGTCAATGGAACCCCAGCTAATGGTGCTTGGTCAAACTTAATTAATGGGAATGCCAAACAAACTTTAGTTGTGGGTGATGATAGGGGTCAAAATCCTAGTTTCAACCTTACTGTAACCATGATACAGAATAATTTTGCGGACAATATTGATTACTATTGGAGTGACCCAGCAAATTCTGGAAGTAATAAAGAATTAGGTACAGGAATGGCTGTGTCAATTGCTTCAGTTACATCGGATACAACTTTACCATCTTACATTAGTATGGCTAATGCCGGCCAGGATTATACTTTAAATGTCCCCGCTACAGCAGGGATAAAAATTAAAGCAAAAAATACACTCTTGACACAATCAGGAACGCCCTCAGGGATTTTTAAATATACGATTTCAGATGGACCAGCTTAA
- a CDS encoding DUF916 domain-containing protein, with translation MKKKVNKCLLLFLVIFLWVLVTGEKAYAQENGGADFSTKPIFEKHQTDDKLGYWRLDVKGGQEITIYIQINNGKNKNTFDITSNQAITNSNFVIDYSLKEEETKDFLSRSTGFDYYRNISIGESTGSRVVVLEPGEIKKVPIKIKVPKSWADKIAIGGINVTRRANDKEKSQSLLNIYSSAFALILQSGAQAKSSDLSLSPGKLNMDEQSVRIQNNSDTLQEKTKLHASIKDKRGVIYSSLDYASGAIVPYADVNLDLQMEKKLKKGNQYELNIETEQGSKNLKEVYLLEVDNKGSVKATPQTGKNKENNQQKYYLWIGVATLSATAVGLVFYGLNKRKEKK, from the coding sequence ATGAAGAAAAAAGTTAATAAATGCTTACTCCTATTCTTAGTAATCTTTTTATGGGTACTAGTGACTGGGGAAAAAGCCTATGCTCAAGAAAATGGTGGTGCGGATTTTTCCACGAAGCCAATATTTGAAAAACATCAGACCGATGATAAGTTAGGCTACTGGCGATTAGATGTTAAAGGTGGTCAAGAAATTACTATATATATACAAATAAATAATGGTAAGAATAAAAACACATTTGATATAACTTCTAATCAGGCGATTACTAATTCCAATTTTGTTATTGATTACAGCTTGAAAGAAGAAGAAACAAAGGATTTTCTTTCTCGTTCAACAGGATTTGATTACTACCGAAATATTTCAATAGGAGAAAGTACTGGGAGTAGGGTGGTAGTTCTAGAACCTGGTGAAATAAAAAAAGTTCCAATAAAAATTAAAGTACCTAAATCTTGGGCAGATAAAATTGCAATAGGGGGTATCAATGTTACTCGCCGGGCAAATGATAAAGAAAAAAGTCAAAGTTTACTGAATATTTATAGTTCAGCTTTTGCTCTTATTCTCCAATCTGGCGCACAGGCTAAATCGTCTGATCTCTCCCTTTCTCCAGGTAAATTAAATATGGATGAGCAGTCTGTTCGTATTCAAAATAATAGTGATACACTACAAGAAAAAACAAAACTTCATGCATCAATCAAAGATAAAAGAGGGGTAATTTACTCAAGCCTAGACTATGCTTCAGGAGCAATCGTTCCCTATGCTGATGTCAACTTAGATTTGCAAATGGAAAAAAAGCTGAAAAAAGGAAATCAGTACGAACTGAACATAGAAACAGAACAGGGATCTAAAAATCTAAAAGAAGTCTATCTGCTTGAAGTAGACAATAAAGGTAGTGTTAAAGCTACACCTCAGACAGGAAAAAACAAAGAAAACAATCAACAAAAATACTATCTATGGATAGGAGTTGCTACTCTTAGTGCAACAGCAGTAGGATTAGTCTTTTATGGATTAAATAAAAGAAAAGAGAAGAAATGA
- a CDS encoding DUF916 and DUF3324 domain-containing protein: MKNLKKWAVFTLVLSGIIAFGKPAFANQFNFSVKAVLPENQASKASYFDLLMKPDQEQTLSVELSNSTDKSVTVEQGLASATTNLNGVVEYSPNNIKADSSLKYNMKDYVNLDKEIVLPPKTTKTVKIKVKMPATRFKGYMAGGLTYKEKQSEKKTSDSKGISIQNEYAYVIALLMSQESEKVAPDLKLTKVAPGQVNYRNVINANLQNPTMGYLNQMQLSETIKGIDNPKLVYKSSKEMMQMAPNSNFDYPLSLNGEKLQPGKYQLKMTVHGQKDENGKYVVKDSKGNETRYKYEWKFTQDFEITADKARELNQKDVTIKQDNSWIKWLIIALIILVLILILFFILWKRRKKEEDEKTARIAELEKKLDEKESKK, translated from the coding sequence ATGAAAAACTTAAAAAAATGGGCAGTCTTTACACTAGTACTAAGTGGAATAATAGCCTTTGGCAAACCAGCTTTTGCAAATCAATTTAATTTTAGTGTTAAAGCTGTATTACCCGAAAATCAAGCAAGCAAAGCATCCTATTTTGATTTGCTAATGAAACCAGATCAAGAACAAACACTCTCTGTTGAGTTGAGTAATTCAACAGACAAGTCTGTTACTGTTGAACAGGGCTTAGCAAGTGCTACAACAAATTTAAATGGAGTAGTTGAATACTCTCCAAATAATATAAAAGCTGATTCATCCTTAAAGTACAACATGAAGGATTATGTGAATCTTGATAAAGAAATCGTCTTACCACCTAAAACGACAAAAACGGTAAAGATTAAAGTGAAAATGCCTGCTACAAGATTTAAGGGTTATATGGCTGGTGGGTTAACTTATAAAGAAAAACAGAGTGAGAAGAAGACCTCTGACTCCAAAGGAATCAGTATTCAGAACGAATATGCTTACGTTATTGCTCTTTTGATGAGTCAAGAAAGTGAAAAAGTAGCGCCTGATCTTAAATTAACCAAAGTAGCTCCAGGTCAGGTAAATTATCGGAACGTAATCAATGCCAACTTGCAAAATCCAACAATGGGTTATCTGAATCAAATGCAGCTATCAGAAACGATTAAAGGAATTGATAATCCGAAGCTTGTATATAAATCAAGTAAAGAAATGATGCAAATGGCACCTAATTCCAACTTTGATTACCCTCTTTCATTGAATGGAGAAAAACTACAACCAGGTAAATATCAGTTGAAAATGACTGTTCATGGACAGAAAGATGAAAATGGTAAATACGTAGTTAAAGACTCAAAAGGAAATGAAACGAGATACAAATATGAATGGAAATTTACTCAAGATTTTGAAATTACAGCTGATAAAGCACGTGAGCTTAACCAGAAAGATGTCACGATAAAACAAGATAATTCTTGGATTAAATGGTTGATTATTGCGCTTATCATCCTCGTTCTTATACTTATACTTTTCTTTATTTTATGGAAACGTCGTAAAAAAGAAGAAGATGAAAAAACAGCACGTATTGCAGAACTTGAGAAAAAGTTAGATGAAAAAGAGAGTAAAAAATAA
- a CDS encoding WxL domain-containing protein, producing the protein MKTKKIISLTALALIMSSTGASTVFAADGGTYDSNGVITYTPSTKPTDPVDPTDPTKPVTPIDPTDPTGPKPGTNGPLSIDYASSFDFGSQEITSSDKTYNAKANPLSDGSTRPNWVQVTDNRGSLAGWSLSVQATEFTNGSTGTGSVLTGAKMTLSNGRVVTNSESPANKSVSSVTLTPGASSGTILGATAGSGSGTNLLAWGDDTTKDSSVSLFVPGKATKLATTYKSTLTWTLTDTPAN; encoded by the coding sequence ATGAAAACGAAAAAAATTATTTCTCTTACAGCACTGGCATTAATTATGTCATCCACAGGGGCTTCAACTGTCTTTGCAGCTGATGGTGGAACATACGACTCAAACGGAGTAATCACCTATACTCCGTCAACCAAACCAACCGATCCAGTGGATCCAACCGATCCTACAAAACCAGTTACGCCCATTGACCCAACTGATCCAACTGGACCAAAGCCAGGCACGAATGGTCCGCTTTCTATTGACTATGCCTCAAGCTTTGACTTTGGTAGTCAAGAGATCACATCTTCAGATAAGACTTACAATGCTAAAGCAAATCCACTTTCGGATGGTTCAACTCGTCCAAACTGGGTTCAGGTTACAGATAACCGTGGGAGTTTAGCGGGCTGGTCTCTGTCTGTTCAAGCAACAGAATTTACAAATGGTTCAACTGGTACTGGATCAGTACTAACGGGCGCTAAAATGACACTGTCAAATGGTAGAGTAGTTACAAACTCTGAATCCCCTGCAAATAAATCAGTTTCTTCAGTTACTTTAACACCAGGTGCTTCTTCAGGGACAATTCTTGGTGCGACAGCAGGCAGTGGATCAGGTACTAACCTTCTTGCATGGGGTGATGATACAACCAAAGATTCATCAGTATCTTTATTTGTCCCAGGTAAAGCAACAAAGCTAGCTACAACTTATAAGTCTACTCTGACTTGGACATTGACAGACACTCCAGCAAACTAA
- a CDS encoding WxL domain-containing protein translates to MRKELVYGIALFLASTTIIISSENIRADSESYQTSGEIGFTPGKEITPPVNPGPNNPGSAVTPIWPDGKTPSPGTPGPLSIDYVSSFDFGINNISTQDRTYYAKSQRYINSNLETPNYIQVTDNRGTTAGWTLKVIEKAQFRQENVSAKHRVLEGAMISLKNPEAVSANEDAAPKIQEINNLVPGKETVVATAEKGAGVGTWTIRWGSKLVKQNALNKEGNVVKENFNTDVQLYVPGKTIKDAASYTTQLKWILSELPQNS, encoded by the coding sequence ATGAGAAAAGAACTGGTATATGGTATAGCTTTGTTTTTAGCTTCTACAACTATCATTATTTCTTCCGAAAATATTAGAGCTGACTCCGAGAGTTATCAAACGTCTGGAGAAATTGGTTTTACACCAGGAAAGGAAATAACTCCACCTGTTAATCCAGGGCCAAATAATCCCGGTTCTGCTGTTACTCCAATCTGGCCAGATGGCAAGACACCTTCTCCAGGGACCCCAGGTCCCTTATCTATTGATTATGTATCATCTTTTGACTTTGGAATTAATAATATCTCGACTCAAGATAGAACTTACTATGCGAAATCACAAAGATATATAAATTCCAATCTTGAAACTCCTAATTATATTCAAGTCACGGATAATCGTGGAACAACTGCAGGATGGACTTTGAAAGTTATAGAAAAGGCTCAGTTCCGTCAAGAAAACGTCTCTGCAAAACACCGCGTTTTAGAAGGGGCAATGATTTCTTTGAAAAATCCCGAAGCAGTCTCAGCCAATGAAGACGCTGCACCAAAAATTCAAGAAATCAATAACCTCGTACCTGGTAAAGAAACAGTTGTCGCAACAGCAGAAAAAGGTGCTGGAGTAGGGACTTGGACAATACGATGGGGAAGTAAACTCGTAAAACAAAACGCACTTAACAAAGAAGGAAACGTAGTAAAAGAAAACTTCAATACTGATGTCCAACTTTACGTTCCCGGAAAAACAATTAAAGATGCGGCTTCTTATACGACTCAGTTAAAATGGATACTCTCTGAGTTACCTCAGAATAGTTAA
- a CDS encoding WxL domain-containing protein encodes MNKLMLKSTATLATLMVITPIATSTVFAADANYPTSGDLEFVTGDTGTKPVDPTDPGKPVIPENPDPGKPVTPPVEVTKGLSLDFASSLSFGKQKISSTTETYYAHGQKIVDGSGAVTGIVPDYAQVTDVRGSFAGWTLSVATDAQFRENGTDITTTPEASAPLGTYLTGAELKFSKGAGNGTVTAAKPSNINASDFTLSTSDQVVMAAKANEGMGTWTYALGATADYDASATAQDAVATKSPITLTVPGSTAKKAAAYTTSLIWKLSDTPGN; translated from the coding sequence ATGAATAAACTTATGTTAAAATCAACTGCAACACTTGCAACTTTAATGGTCATTACTCCTATCGCGACGAGCACTGTTTTTGCTGCAGATGCTAATTATCCAACCTCAGGTGATTTAGAATTTGTAACGGGAGATACGGGCACTAAACCAGTGGATCCAACAGATCCGGGTAAACCGGTTATACCGGAAAATCCTGATCCAGGAAAACCAGTTACTCCGCCGGTAGAAGTAACAAAAGGACTGAGTTTAGACTTTGCATCAAGCTTGTCTTTTGGAAAACAAAAAATTAGTTCAACGACTGAAACTTATTATGCACATGGACAAAAAATAGTTGATGGAAGTGGAGCGGTAACAGGTATCGTACCAGATTATGCACAAGTTACTGATGTGCGCGGGTCGTTTGCAGGATGGACACTTTCTGTAGCAACAGATGCACAATTTAGAGAAAATGGCACTGATATTACAACCACGCCTGAAGCTAGTGCGCCACTGGGGACATATTTAACAGGTGCAGAGCTTAAGTTTAGTAAGGGTGCAGGAAATGGTACAGTAACGGCTGCCAAACCATCAAATATTAATGCATCAGACTTTACACTAAGTACCTCTGACCAAGTCGTGATGGCAGCAAAAGCCAATGAAGGAATGGGTACTTGGACATATGCTCTAGGTGCTACGGCTGACTATGATGCGAGTGCAACTGCTCAAGATGCAGTTGCAACTAAGTCACCGATAACTCTTACTGTCCCCGGAAGTACAGCTAAAAAAGCAGCAGCTTATACTACAAGTCTCATCTGGAAACTTTCTGACACGCCAGGCAATTAA
- a CDS encoding class A sortase, protein MKKPHLKILITILILLMLGTLSVPFSKYFGIATHSQLTKTEVVKNNLPRVIPDSETIKAPDLQDVINAYGKQNNAAIGQIVAPSVSVSQPIFVGLTKDNMAQGTVSLFPKRDPSQQTLTVIGHHVQYDSSLLFGGVQELKKDAEIYIRYFDKYYVYKVESNRIIKETDLEALQDKGANYLYLITCNTATQTPYRVLVTAKKVTVPSQHLQASFTHEQKVIKEAHTKSYWIKFLLPLFITLVMTVLFLIYIWKL, encoded by the coding sequence ATGAAGAAACCACACTTAAAAATATTAATTACTATCCTTATTCTTTTAATGTTAGGAACTCTTTCTGTTCCTTTTTCTAAATATTTTGGAATAGCAACACATTCTCAGCTGACAAAAACGGAAGTCGTAAAAAATAACCTGCCTCGTGTTATCCCTGATTCTGAAACAATTAAGGCTCCTGATTTGCAAGATGTTATTAATGCTTATGGCAAACAAAACAATGCGGCTATTGGGCAAATTGTTGCTCCCAGTGTTTCTGTCAGCCAACCAATTTTTGTAGGGTTAACAAAAGATAATATGGCGCAAGGAACTGTCAGCCTTTTTCCAAAACGTGACCCGAGCCAGCAAACTTTGACAGTAATTGGGCATCATGTCCAATATGACTCCAGCCTCCTTTTTGGTGGTGTTCAAGAGTTAAAAAAAGATGCCGAAATTTACATTCGATATTTTGATAAATATTATGTTTATAAGGTGGAGTCCAATCGTATTATTAAAGAAACAGATCTGGAGGCCCTACAAGATAAGGGAGCAAATTACCTCTATTTGATTACTTGTAATACAGCTACCCAAACACCTTATCGAGTCCTTGTTACTGCCAAAAAAGTAACTGTCCCCTCTCAACACCTTCAAGCCTCCTTTACTCATGAACAAAAAGTCATCAAAGAAGCGCATACCAAGTCTTATTGGATAAAATTTCTTTTACCTTTGTTCATTACACTGGTTATGACTGTATTATTTTTAATTTATATTTGGAAGTTATAA
- a CDS encoding WxL domain-containing protein yields MNIKVLIFLICLFTSIHITQRVSADENTVDYNSKAGIVYLPFSGVTPPVNPESPNTSVDPINPDGTKPNQGTGGELSIDFASSLDFGMNEISNKNQVYFAQAQKYYKSSLITPNFIQVTDNRGTLKGWTLKVYEKVQLRAQKAPKYEELKGASMSFLKPTLVTNGDAKSPKSYEVMDLIPGVETLIAQADSGEGGGTWLVRWGSKKELFKKELLAGEENIERYFTSAVSLYVPGSTPKEAADYRTNLTWILSELPDNQ; encoded by the coding sequence TTGAATATAAAAGTTTTAATTTTTTTAATATGTCTTTTCACCTCTATTCACATAACTCAAAGAGTAAGTGCTGATGAAAATACAGTGGATTATAATAGTAAAGCAGGTATTGTCTATCTTCCTTTTAGTGGTGTAACTCCTCCAGTTAATCCTGAAAGTCCTAATACTTCAGTAGACCCAATAAATCCTGATGGTACAAAACCTAACCAAGGTACAGGGGGCGAGCTTTCAATCGACTTTGCAAGTAGCCTTGATTTTGGTATGAATGAGATTTCAAATAAAAATCAAGTTTATTTCGCCCAAGCGCAAAAATATTATAAGTCCTCATTAATTACTCCCAATTTCATACAAGTAACAGATAACCGTGGGACTTTAAAAGGTTGGACTCTAAAGGTTTATGAAAAAGTACAATTAAGAGCTCAGAAAGCACCTAAATATGAAGAATTAAAAGGAGCTTCTATGTCCTTTTTGAAGCCAACATTAGTAACAAATGGTGACGCAAAGTCACCCAAATCTTATGAAGTGATGGACTTAATACCAGGAGTGGAAACACTAATTGCACAAGCAGATTCTGGGGAAGGTGGAGGCACTTGGCTAGTTCGTTGGGGAAGTAAAAAAGAGTTGTTCAAAAAAGAACTTCTTGCAGGGGAAGAGAATATAGAAAGATATTTTACCTCAGCCGTGAGTCTCTATGTTCCTGGTTCAACGCCTAAAGAAGCAGCCGATTACCGTACAAATTTAACATGGATACTAAGTGAGCTTCCAGATAATCAATAA